The Oncorhynchus tshawytscha isolate Ot180627B linkage group LG32, Otsh_v2.0, whole genome shotgun sequence genome includes a region encoding these proteins:
- the LOC112245760 gene encoding tensin-4-like isoform X2 translates to MPIAGAMSHIIPNHILRVGQSTCLDSAREAALGCSPSAMMDPNGSCSEQDDLDISLDNLNQLILELDPTFDPIYFNKRSQSSSLHTDDFSPDEDVSSCVARGCAPRHISTSVSPSCSIPIPLSSASGSRCSPQGSLVFSDASSRPPLPCGSVVRRRLPSTQGGEAGTCSSPVTLRMSHSHRNSAVSMISTSPGSETSYMMGSYQSLLSDSEGDSPESLLLYRTSSSYSDVSRSSTRPFTNKRSPTGPSPLGHFQGIHSSPASLAGSLTDIPVVLVNGAPERELSPQSPPEAMVPDIQIKQRPSFRPSSPSPSHSLQGHFQGNQHSMKFVMDTSQFWFRPHINRVQAEALVIDKEPGTFVVRDSTSFRGSFGLAMKVDQAPVNISPTGQPAEGSSDLVRHFLIESSAKGVRIKGSSHEPYFGSLSALVFQHTVTPYALPCKLLLQSHDLNKGQEETNDRSAPEDKTKTACNFLYLSAIPTETLTGPCAVQKAVSSTFTMDLSTITPTIVNLKVSPKGVTLTDIQRKLFFRRHYPAHMLSYSGEDPDKRLWHKSSKPARIFGIVAKGTEAGRENVCHVFAEYDPLQPCNPTIELTQGIIFKP, encoded by the exons ATGCCTATAGCTGGAGCCATGTCTCACATAATACCCAATCACATTCTGAGGGTGGGTCAGAGTACCTGCCTGGACTCTGCTCGTGAGGCGGCTCTGGGGTGCAGTCCGAGCGCCATGATGGACCCCAACGGGAGTTGCAGTGAACAGGACGACCTGGACATCTCCCTAGATAACCTGAACCAGCTCATTCTGGAACTGGACCCCACGTTTGATCCCATCTACTTCAACAAGAGGTCCCAGTCCAGCAGCCTCCACACAG atgaCTTCTCTCCAGATGAAGACGTCTCCAGCTGTGTGGCCAGAGGCTGTGCTCCAAGGCACATCTCcacctccgtctccccctcctgcAGCATTCCCATCCCACTGTCCTCTGCTTCTGGCTCCAGGTGCAGCCCCCAAGGCTCCCTGGTGTTCTCTGATGCCTCCTCTCGCCCCCCACTGCCGTGTGGAAGTGTCGTCCGCCGGCGGCTGCCCTCAACGCAGGGAGGCGAGGCGGGCACGTGTTCATCCCCGGTTACCCTGCGCATGTCACACTCTCACAGGAACAGTGCCGTCTCGATGATCTCCACGTCGCCCGGCTCAGAAACCAGTTACATGATGGGCAG CTATCAGTCCTTGCTCAGTGACAGTGAAGGCGACAGCCCcgagtctctcctcctctaccgcACGTCCAGCTCCTACAGCGACGTGTCCAGGTCCTCGACCAGGCCGTTCACCAACAAGCGTTCGCCGACCGGCCCATCACCACTCGGCCACTTCCAGGGGATCCACAGCAGCCCTGCCTCCCTGGCCGGTTCACTGACAGACATCCCTGTGGTGTTGGTCAACGGAGCCCCAGAGCGGGAGCTCAGCCCCCAGTCACCTCCAGAGGCAATGGTCCCAGACATACAGATCAAGCAGAGGCCCAGCTTCAGGCCATCCTCGCCATCTCCCTCTCACT CTTTGCAAGGCCATTTCCAAGGCAACCAGCACTCCATGAAGTTTGTCATGGACACCTCTCAGTTCTGGTTCCGCCCACACATCAACAGAGTTCAGG CTGAGGCCTTAGTGATAGATAAGGAGCCGGGGACCTTCGTGGTGAGAGACAGCACGTCCTTCAGAGGCTCCTTCGGGCTGGCTATGAAGGTGGACCAGGCGCCCGTCAACATATCCCCTACTGGCCAACCAG CGGAGGGCAGCTCAGATCTCGTGAGGCACTTTCTCATTGAATCGTCGGCCAAGGGCGTCCGCATCAAGGGCTCCTCACATGAACCGTACTTTG GTAGTCTGTCTGCCCTGGTCTTCCAACACACCGTCACTCCGTATGCCCTACCCTGCAAACTTCTGCTCCAGTCACATG ATCTGAACAAAGGACAGGAGGAAACAAATGACAGGTCAGCACCAGAAGACAAGACCAAGACAG CTTGCAATTTCCTCTACCTGAGTGCTATCCCCACTGAGACGTTGACAGGGCCTTGTGCTGTACAAAAGGCTGTGTCCTCCACTTTCACAATGGACCTGAGCACCATCACACCCACCATAGTCAACCTGAAGGTGTCACCCAAAGGTGTCACCTTGACAGACATCCAGAGAAA ACTTTTCTTCAGACGTCATTACCCTGCACACATGCTCAGCTACAGTGGTGAAGATCCAGACAAGAGACT GTGGCACAAGAGTTCCAAACCAGCAAG gatATTTGGTATAGTGGCAAAGGGCACTGAAGCGGGTAGGGAGAATGTGTGCCACGTCTTCGCAGAATACGACCCTCTTCAACCCTGTAATCCGACCATTGAGTTGACACAGGGCATAATTTTCAAACCATAA
- the LOC112245760 gene encoding tensin-4-like isoform X1, translating into MPIAGAMSHIIPNHILRVGQSTCLDSAREAALGCSPSAMMDPNGSCSEQDDLDISLDNLNQLILELDPTFDPIYFNKRSQSSSLHTAPTSSGVLPLSSPDDFSPDEDVSSCVARGCAPRHISTSVSPSCSIPIPLSSASGSRCSPQGSLVFSDASSRPPLPCGSVVRRRLPSTQGGEAGTCSSPVTLRMSHSHRNSAVSMISTSPGSETSYMMGSYQSLLSDSEGDSPESLLLYRTSSSYSDVSRSSTRPFTNKRSPTGPSPLGHFQGIHSSPASLAGSLTDIPVVLVNGAPERELSPQSPPEAMVPDIQIKQRPSFRPSSPSPSHSLQGHFQGNQHSMKFVMDTSQFWFRPHINRVQAEALVIDKEPGTFVVRDSTSFRGSFGLAMKVDQAPVNISPTGQPAEGSSDLVRHFLIESSAKGVRIKGSSHEPYFGSLSALVFQHTVTPYALPCKLLLQSHDLNKGQEETNDRSAPEDKTKTACNFLYLSAIPTETLTGPCAVQKAVSSTFTMDLSTITPTIVNLKVSPKGVTLTDIQRKLFFRRHYPAHMLSYSGEDPDKRLWHKSSKPARIFGIVAKGTEAGRENVCHVFAEYDPLQPCNPTIELTQGIIFKP; encoded by the exons ATGCCTATAGCTGGAGCCATGTCTCACATAATACCCAATCACATTCTGAGGGTGGGTCAGAGTACCTGCCTGGACTCTGCTCGTGAGGCGGCTCTGGGGTGCAGTCCGAGCGCCATGATGGACCCCAACGGGAGTTGCAGTGAACAGGACGACCTGGACATCTCCCTAGATAACCTGAACCAGCTCATTCTGGAACTGGACCCCACGTTTGATCCCATCTACTTCAACAAGAGGTCCCAGTCCAGCAGCCTCCACACAG CACCAACTTCCTCTggcgttctccctctctcctctccagatgaCTTCTCTCCAGATGAAGACGTCTCCAGCTGTGTGGCCAGAGGCTGTGCTCCAAGGCACATCTCcacctccgtctccccctcctgcAGCATTCCCATCCCACTGTCCTCTGCTTCTGGCTCCAGGTGCAGCCCCCAAGGCTCCCTGGTGTTCTCTGATGCCTCCTCTCGCCCCCCACTGCCGTGTGGAAGTGTCGTCCGCCGGCGGCTGCCCTCAACGCAGGGAGGCGAGGCGGGCACGTGTTCATCCCCGGTTACCCTGCGCATGTCACACTCTCACAGGAACAGTGCCGTCTCGATGATCTCCACGTCGCCCGGCTCAGAAACCAGTTACATGATGGGCAG CTATCAGTCCTTGCTCAGTGACAGTGAAGGCGACAGCCCcgagtctctcctcctctaccgcACGTCCAGCTCCTACAGCGACGTGTCCAGGTCCTCGACCAGGCCGTTCACCAACAAGCGTTCGCCGACCGGCCCATCACCACTCGGCCACTTCCAGGGGATCCACAGCAGCCCTGCCTCCCTGGCCGGTTCACTGACAGACATCCCTGTGGTGTTGGTCAACGGAGCCCCAGAGCGGGAGCTCAGCCCCCAGTCACCTCCAGAGGCAATGGTCCCAGACATACAGATCAAGCAGAGGCCCAGCTTCAGGCCATCCTCGCCATCTCCCTCTCACT CTTTGCAAGGCCATTTCCAAGGCAACCAGCACTCCATGAAGTTTGTCATGGACACCTCTCAGTTCTGGTTCCGCCCACACATCAACAGAGTTCAGG CTGAGGCCTTAGTGATAGATAAGGAGCCGGGGACCTTCGTGGTGAGAGACAGCACGTCCTTCAGAGGCTCCTTCGGGCTGGCTATGAAGGTGGACCAGGCGCCCGTCAACATATCCCCTACTGGCCAACCAG CGGAGGGCAGCTCAGATCTCGTGAGGCACTTTCTCATTGAATCGTCGGCCAAGGGCGTCCGCATCAAGGGCTCCTCACATGAACCGTACTTTG GTAGTCTGTCTGCCCTGGTCTTCCAACACACCGTCACTCCGTATGCCCTACCCTGCAAACTTCTGCTCCAGTCACATG ATCTGAACAAAGGACAGGAGGAAACAAATGACAGGTCAGCACCAGAAGACAAGACCAAGACAG CTTGCAATTTCCTCTACCTGAGTGCTATCCCCACTGAGACGTTGACAGGGCCTTGTGCTGTACAAAAGGCTGTGTCCTCCACTTTCACAATGGACCTGAGCACCATCACACCCACCATAGTCAACCTGAAGGTGTCACCCAAAGGTGTCACCTTGACAGACATCCAGAGAAA ACTTTTCTTCAGACGTCATTACCCTGCACACATGCTCAGCTACAGTGGTGAAGATCCAGACAAGAGACT GTGGCACAAGAGTTCCAAACCAGCAAG gatATTTGGTATAGTGGCAAAGGGCACTGAAGCGGGTAGGGAGAATGTGTGCCACGTCTTCGCAGAATACGACCCTCTTCAACCCTGTAATCCGACCATTGAGTTGACACAGGGCATAATTTTCAAACCATAA
- the LOC112245752 gene encoding keratin, type I cytoskeletal 18-A, translating to MDLLQDSRWTMQGLNSRLKGFLEQVNKLQEANLCLEGQIADWGLRNAPHPQEWTQQESTVADLRSQVGKLLMENAELVLQSDHMMSRASTIQARCEAEERRTKCLEQQVALLRENQMRVEQTNVQLEAELHHSMTELQDMHQDYVAARALQQQQADSRDALLVTATAWEEDGTGMELSQLLDRIGTQCDRLSLTGLSRVPDDRHPGLAAGPNQAPCSAAGPSRFGATLRPRAHGGSLPQLNAEEAAWAQVNLGGTALREARAELAEARKQWHCLQVEIESLHALEKGLESSLHHTQRQYSSQLQGLSQVIQGLEGELEQVRGGLATQRERHGQLLNTKMRLEKEIATYRRLLEREEGRYPGGRNGQVMGLRRWRGPIREPGPIGEEPKENGVEENGLSDPTVTPEEPLSEPLPERPQQWSVTENGLRKSPALTLYRQQSLVILTEPERDNDLRISTVKTQEILQGNVVRESAEGTGTVETDRIDKVIKQWEGSFFKGNPKLRKKSVSLRFDLHMAVADEGCAQTKQDSLPDVEVRLVMKRSRSIPTIAANVEATV from the exons ATGGATTTGCTGCAGGACTCTCGGTGGACCATGCAGGGCCTCAACAGCCGTCTGAAGGGCTTCCTGGAGCAGGTAAACAAGCTGCAAGAGGCAAACTTGTGTCTGGAGGGCCAGATTGCAGACTGGGGTCTGAGGAACGCTCCGCACCCCCAGGAATGGACCCAGCAGGAAAGCACTGTGGCCGACCTTCGTTCCCAG GTTGGTAAGCTGCTGATGGAGAATGCAGAGCTGGTGCTGCAGTCTGACCACATGATGTCCAGGGCTTCTACCATCCAGGCCAG ATGTGAGGCggaagagaggcggaccaaatgTCTGGAGCAACAGGTGGCTCTGCTGAGGGAGAACCAGATGAGGGTGGAGCAAACCAATGTACAGCTGGAGGCGGAGCTACACCACTCCATGACAGAGCTGCAGGACATGCACCAGGACTATGTG GCAGCCCGTGctctgcagcagcagcaggccgACTCTCGTGATGCGCTGCTAGTGACGGCCACAGCGTGGGAGGAGGATGGCACAGGGATGGAGCTCTCCCAGCTCCTCGACCGAATCGGGACGCAGTGCGACCGCCTCAGCCTCACCGGCCTAAGTCGAGTCCCAGATGACCGACACCCCGGCCTGGCCGCCGGCCCAAATCAAGCTCCATGCTCCGCTGCCGGGCCGAGCCGTTTTGGAGCCACACTCAGGCCCCGAGCCCATGGAGGGTCTCTCCCACAG ctcaATGCAGAAGAGGCAGCATGGGCCCAGGTGAACCTCGGAGGGACTGCCCTCAGGGAGGCGCGGGCAGAGCTGGCCGAGGCCAGGAAACAGTGGCACTGCCTGCAGGTGGAGATCGAGTCCCTACATGCTCTG GAGAAAGGTCTGGAGAGTTCCCTCCACCACACCCAGCGTCAGTACTCCAGCCAACTGCAGGGCCTGTCCCAGGTCATCCAAGGTCTGGAGGGCGAACTGGAGCAGGTGAGGGGCGGCCTGGCCACGCAGCGAGAGCGCCACGGCCAGCTGCTCAATACCAAGATGAGGCTGGAGAAAGAGATCGCCACCTACAGGCGCCTGCTGGAGCGCGAGGAGGGCAG GTACCCAGGTGGGCGTAACGGACAGGTCATGGGGCTACGGCGCTGGAGGGGCCCCATAAGAGAGCCAGGCCCCATAGGGGAGGAGCCCAAGGAGAATGGAGTGGAGGAGAATGGCCTCAGTGACCCCACAGTGACCCCTGAGGAGCCACTGTCCGAGCCCCTGCCTGAGAGACCCCAGCAGTGGTCTGTGACAGAGAACGGCCTGAGGAAGAGCCCTGCACTAACGCTGTATAGGCAACAGAGCCTGGTCATCCTTACAG agccagagagagataacGATCTGAGGATTTCCACAGTGAAGACCCAGGAGATCCTCCAAGGCAACGTGGTGAGGGAGAGTGCAGAGGGCACTGGCACCGTGGA gaCGGACAGGATCGACAAGGTGATTAAGCAGTGGGAGGGCTCCTTCTTCAAGGGGAACCCCAAGCTGCGGAAGAAGTCGGTGTCGCTACGATTCGACCTGCACATGGCGGTGGCAGACGAGGGCTGCGCCCAGACCAAGCAGGACAGCCTGCCCGACGTGGAGGTCCGCCTGGTGATGAAGAGGTCCCGCAGTATCCCCACCATCGCGGCAAATGTCGAGGCAACAGTATAG